The Porphyrobacter sp. HT-58-2 genome has a window encoding:
- a CDS encoding conjugal transfer protein TraH, whose translation MDSFLNDVGGAANVTGPTAFEGQSAGYYSLGNVWTRFPQKTTNIANLQLPRARAGCGGIDIFAGSFSFINASEIVAMMKAVANNAVGFAFSLAIDTVCPECSKIMQEFAQKAQLMNNLNINSCEMAQGLVGGIWPKGDLADKAVCEAIGNAEGIFTDYAAAKHGCGTRGQRASTTAQGSGTYDDVNPGVARNYTWTILRKSAFFSPNGNFDRELAEYAMTLLGTIICVPPTDNEPGKFVPVAGDASSTLVTSLLDGTNGSNVMIYDCDEPDKCLNPGFKPLSLAASKALRPRVSALIAGMVDAIREDRPITDAQKELLQVSSIPLYKILTVQAAYGRGMPTDDRETLAEIASVDLLFAVLDRIVSEAGRSMSSFIGADEAKIAMWQGQVNVVRQALADRQANTHLKVGAIMQIIEKTAFIENVLAASMSPGMAASLDWSRGVQTRALTH comes from the coding sequence ATGGATTCCTTTCTCAATGATGTTGGCGGCGCCGCCAATGTCACGGGGCCAACGGCGTTCGAGGGGCAGTCGGCAGGCTACTACAGCCTCGGCAATGTCTGGACGCGCTTCCCGCAGAAGACGACCAACATCGCCAATCTGCAGCTGCCGCGTGCGCGGGCGGGCTGCGGCGGCATCGACATCTTTGCAGGCTCCTTCAGCTTCATCAATGCGAGCGAGATCGTCGCCATGATGAAGGCGGTAGCCAACAACGCGGTCGGCTTTGCCTTCAGCCTCGCGATCGACACGGTCTGCCCGGAATGCTCGAAGATCATGCAGGAGTTTGCCCAAAAGGCGCAGCTCATGAACAATCTCAACATCAACTCCTGCGAGATGGCGCAGGGGTTGGTGGGCGGCATCTGGCCCAAGGGCGACCTCGCCGACAAAGCCGTGTGCGAGGCGATCGGCAATGCGGAAGGGATCTTTACAGACTATGCGGCAGCCAAGCATGGCTGCGGCACCAGAGGTCAGCGCGCGAGCACCACGGCCCAAGGGTCCGGCACGTACGACGACGTCAATCCGGGGGTGGCGCGCAACTACACCTGGACCATCCTCAGGAAGTCGGCATTCTTCTCACCGAATGGCAACTTTGACCGAGAACTTGCTGAATATGCGATGACCTTGCTCGGCACAATCATCTGTGTGCCACCAACCGACAATGAGCCGGGCAAGTTCGTGCCCGTCGCGGGCGATGCCTCGTCGACCCTGGTCACCTCGCTGCTTGATGGCACGAATGGCAGCAATGTCATGATTTATGACTGCGATGAGCCGGACAAATGCCTCAACCCGGGCTTCAAGCCGCTGAGCCTTGCGGCATCCAAGGCGCTGCGGCCGCGGGTATCGGCACTGATCGCCGGCATGGTCGACGCGATCCGCGAGGATAGGCCGATCACCGATGCGCAAAAGGAGTTGCTGCAGGTCTCCTCGATCCCGCTTTACAAGATCCTGACCGTGCAGGCCGCCTATGGCCGGGGCATGCCCACCGATGACCGGGAGACCCTTGCCGAGATCGCGAGTGTCGACTTGCTGTTTGCGGTGCTTGACCGGATTGTCAGTGAGGCTGGCCGGTCGATGTCGAGCTTCATTGGCGCTGACGAGGCCAAGATCGCGATGTGGCAGGGGCAGGTGAATGTGGTGCGCCAGGCGTTGGCGGACCGGCAGGCGAATACGCACCTCAAGGTCGGCGCGATCATGCAGATCATCGAGAAGACCGCCTTTATCGAGAATGTGCTGGCGGCCTCGATGTCGCCGGGCATGGCGGCCTCGCTTGACTGGTCGCGCGGCGTCCAGACCCGCGCCCTCACCCACTGA
- a CDS encoding conjugal transfer protein TraN, whose product MAPAAKAQNAPQPSSATAAAKADGKAFGREQAAAAQGAATARPDANRIPGFGSNPAEARHFDDPAGMEREAAAQAASHSGYRTMRDSMDRRARFAPQDLDAVIARSKHINTDPLAFTSGMSVSGSHGRCVPLPPGSASSARYMATCNVGYAVSEERRSCAIPLRVAVETQPRYIYWCSEYGMGGQESCARFEAAGCERTIQTEIPCQTWPDAGGPRFCEEPGEPVSVMSCSAPVTGSDLKEIIATLATTSSRDESECEAFASDPGCSQTSEACTDSDPLTRIIDGVAVTRPCWAWERQYACAQYAEAQDCQTLGATPGCNLVGEECLSGEPCRTWERVYDCPLPDQPGSPNQFICDADVYCIDGSCETITREANDEFKDAVVALNAMDQARREFDPDSLTLFKGTRATCSSKVFGVLNCCKGKGFALVPGIQLLVSLGCSREEMLLHERDAQGLCAYVGTYCSDSFLGVCLTKKKAYCCFESKLSRILQEQGRKQLNKPWAKPRDEQCRGFTLDEFARLDLSQMDFSEVYAEFTEAARLPDELAVADDLQQKIEDFYTNATR is encoded by the coding sequence ATGGCGCCGGCGGCCAAGGCCCAGAATGCGCCTCAGCCGTCCAGCGCGACAGCGGCGGCCAAGGCTGACGGGAAGGCATTTGGACGCGAACAGGCAGCGGCGGCGCAAGGCGCGGCAACCGCGCGTCCTGATGCGAACCGCATTCCGGGCTTCGGCAGCAACCCTGCCGAAGCGCGCCATTTCGATGATCCGGCGGGGATGGAGCGCGAGGCTGCGGCCCAGGCAGCCAGCCATAGCGGCTATCGCACAATGCGCGATTCCATGGATCGCCGCGCCCGCTTCGCGCCCCAGGATCTCGATGCCGTGATTGCGCGCAGCAAACACATCAACACCGATCCCCTCGCCTTTACCAGCGGCATGAGCGTCAGCGGCTCGCACGGGCGTTGTGTCCCGCTACCGCCTGGCAGCGCCAGCAGCGCGCGCTACATGGCCACCTGCAATGTCGGATATGCTGTCAGCGAGGAAAGGCGCAGCTGCGCCATCCCGCTCCGCGTCGCGGTCGAGACACAGCCGCGCTATATCTACTGGTGCAGCGAATACGGAATGGGCGGACAGGAAAGCTGCGCCCGCTTCGAGGCGGCGGGCTGTGAACGAACGATACAGACCGAAATCCCATGCCAGACATGGCCAGATGCTGGGGGCCCCCGCTTTTGCGAGGAGCCTGGCGAACCTGTTAGCGTGATGTCCTGCTCTGCCCCGGTAACTGGCAGCGATCTCAAGGAGATAATTGCCACTCTTGCTACCACGTCTAGTCGCGATGAAAGCGAATGTGAGGCCTTCGCATCGGACCCCGGCTGTAGTCAGACTTCCGAGGCCTGCACTGACAGCGATCCGCTCACGCGGATCATCGACGGTGTGGCCGTGACGCGGCCCTGCTGGGCATGGGAGCGGCAGTATGCTTGCGCACAATATGCCGAAGCCCAGGACTGTCAGACGCTCGGGGCGACACCCGGATGCAATCTGGTAGGCGAGGAGTGCCTCTCGGGCGAGCCCTGCCGCACCTGGGAACGGGTCTATGATTGCCCGTTGCCTGATCAACCGGGCAGCCCCAACCAGTTCATCTGTGATGCCGATGTCTATTGCATCGACGGCTCGTGCGAGACGATCACGCGCGAAGCCAATGACGAGTTCAAGGACGCCGTGGTCGCATTGAATGCGATGGATCAGGCCCGCCGCGAGTTCGATCCTGACAGCCTCACCCTGTTCAAGGGCACGCGCGCCACCTGTTCCTCGAAAGTCTTCGGCGTCCTCAATTGCTGCAAGGGCAAGGGTTTTGCGCTGGTGCCGGGCATCCAGCTGCTGGTCAGCCTGGGCTGCAGCCGCGAGGAAATGCTGCTCCACGAGCGCGATGCGCAGGGCCTGTGCGCCTATGTCGGGACCTATTGCTCGGACAGCTTTCTTGGCGTCTGCCTGACCAAGAAGAAGGCCTATTGCTGCTTTGAATCGAAGCTTTCGCGGATCCTGCAGGAGCAGGGTCGCAAACAGCTGAACAAGCCCTGGGCTAAGCCAAGAGACGAGCAATGCCGCGGCTTCACGCTCGATGAGTTTGCCCGGCTCGACCTCAGCCAGATGGATTTCAGCGAGGTCTATGCCGAGTTCACCGAGGCGGCGCGGCTGCCCGACGAACTCGCGGTCGCGGACGATCTCCAGCAGAAAATCGAGGACTTTTATACCAATGCCACCAGATAG
- a CDS encoding conjugal transfer protein TraF yields MPPDSAAARALALCLGTLACLGAHAAPVRAQEQLPTESIERQDSFYCQERKLGYWFYCTRPKPAQQTAPAAAQNATRQLDAITATLRELKAKAILEPTPANVTAYIRFQREQLDRASLFSDVWQRAIWQDPDLDYTLQRPVSTLGKRQWLDSRSAERDAVMAQLSQRYGLFYFFAQSCAACEVMSPIVQGVASRWTITVRAISTDGGPSRHFPGYTVETNQRRRMGLEPKITPAVVLWDALKNQPIPIGYGVMSADELQDRIFLLTSKEAGRDY; encoded by the coding sequence ATGCCACCAGATAGCGCCGCCGCGCGCGCCCTTGCCTTGTGCCTTGGCACCCTCGCCTGCCTCGGTGCCCATGCTGCTCCGGTGCGAGCACAGGAGCAGCTCCCAACCGAGAGTATCGAGAGGCAGGACAGTTTCTACTGCCAGGAGCGCAAGCTCGGTTACTGGTTCTATTGCACCCGCCCAAAGCCGGCTCAGCAGACGGCGCCAGCGGCGGCACAGAATGCGACGCGCCAGCTTGATGCGATCACCGCGACCTTGCGCGAGCTCAAGGCCAAGGCCATTCTCGAGCCGACCCCGGCCAATGTGACGGCCTATATCCGCTTTCAGCGTGAGCAGCTCGATCGTGCCTCGCTGTTCAGCGATGTCTGGCAGCGGGCGATCTGGCAGGATCCGGACCTCGACTATACGCTGCAGCGGCCGGTCTCGACGCTCGGCAAGCGCCAGTGGCTGGACAGCCGCAGCGCCGAACGCGATGCGGTGATGGCGCAGCTCTCGCAGCGCTACGGGCTGTTCTACTTCTTTGCCCAGAGCTGCGCGGCCTGCGAGGTGATGTCGCCGATTGTGCAGGGTGTCGCCTCGCGCTGGACAATCACGGTCCGCGCGATCTCGACCGACGGCGGGCCTTCGCGGCATTTCCCGGGCTATACGGTCGAGACCAATCAGCGCAGGCGCATGGGGCTTGAACCCAAAATCACGCCTGCCGTGGTCCTGTGGGACGCTCTCAAGAACCAGCCCATCCCGATCGGCTACGGCGTGATGAGCGCTGACGAACTGCAGGATCGCATTTTCCTCCTCACATCGAAGGAAGCCGGACGTGACTATTGA